Genomic segment of Desulfobulbaceae bacterium:
TATAGCTATACCGCGCTGGACAGCAGTAATACGACTAAAAAAGGTGTCGTTGAGGAGATTGACAAGGCTGCTGCAGCTCGACGCCTTATGGGTCAGGGCTTAAGACCACTTGAAATTAAAGAGCATCGGGAAGATAAAAAGGTCTCATTTGATTTTAAATTTTTCAAAAGCAATAAACTCAGCAAAACAGATATTGAGTTCTTCACCACGCAGATAGCCCTGCTGCTCAATGCCGG
This window contains:
- a CDS encoding type II secretion system F family protein, whose product is MSLYSYTALDSSNTTKKGVVEEIDKAAAARRLMGQGLRPLEIKEHREDKKVSFDFKFFKSNKLSKTDIEFFTTQIALLLNAGLSLDASLRTMKQNSQKPVFKKFTWDIERKLKEGKSFSEAVSDYPQFSQMYVNIARAGEEGGILPAMLLK